The Mauremys reevesii isolate NIE-2019 linkage group 7, ASM1616193v1, whole genome shotgun sequence genome includes the window TGGCCTCTCTCTCAACAGGAGCTGTCTTTTTAGTTATTTCCAGCTGAAGCTCCAGTCTAATGATGCAGATTGGGACTCAGGAATACATCTCCCCTATTAATGCACAGGAAAGCAAGGACTTTTCATGGTCTGTCACTGCTGTTAATTTGACTGTGGTTTATAACAGTTGAAAGGATGCAGAGTATGTTTGTCCTTACAATGCTAGTTTTCTAGTTTGTAGCAACTCTAGCTATGGGGGTGTCTAGCTGTCCTTTTATTGATGATTTCTGCAAAAATCTGTATGTGGTGGGATACAAAACACAGTGCATGGGACTCTGTGACTGGCTAGCGGTTTCTGCAGCACCAGTGGAAAACACATCAACTTTGAAACCACCAAAATAACAGCCAATGCTTTAAGTGCATGGAACACACCAAGGGTCCCACCGAATGGAAGACAGGAATGTACACAGCCAGCTGCCTTGCTCTTTTTATTGCAACAGGTCAACTCCCTAGAAACCAGATCAACATTTGTGCCAAGACTCAGTGTGGTGGATTTATCCAAAATAGCTATTGACCAAGAGAGGGTTCATTCACTTTTCCCCACTTGAAAAGTTCCAGCTATCAGTCTAACTCCTCAATCAATGGCTTTTTTGCAGGGGGCAGTTTCCCACCCCACATCTTCTGCAGTTCTTTGGTAACTACATCCACCTCTTTGACTGCCTCCAAATGGGTTTTATATTCCCTTTGTACCTCTAGGGCCAGGACAGTCAAAGATTCCTGGTTGTCATTGACCCAGGAGAGCAAAAATTCACACTTTTTCTTGGCACCATACACCCTGGGCCGCTCCTCTGTTGGCACCAGTTTCTTGGCCTTGCCCAGCAGCCTGGCAAGATGGGAGAGGGCTGCCAAGCTGAAGCCTTTCTGCTTGGCTTGATTCTCCCCCatgaggatctgggccactgCCATCATAGCACCTGCATTCCCCAAGGGGCACTCAGGGTACCGGctggctgtcactgcctggagggcAGCCTGCAGCGCCTCTGCTGTGGAGTGGAAGACCTGCCTGGCACCCAGTGCCCCGGAGACATCCAGGACCATGTCAGAGAACTCAGACAGCAGCTCATCTTCACTCAAGTCCCCATGGTAGAGGGTGAGGGCGAAGACGTAGGCATAGAGGACATTAGGCAGCTGGAAGCACACCAGGGGTGAGGCTGGGCTGCAGATCAGGGAGCTCAGTGGTGGAATGGATGCAGGCACAGCAGGCACTGGGCTTGGCATTTCTTCAGGCTGCTGGGTGGGTGCCACGCCTGAGCTCTCCTCTGGCTGCCGGGTGCCCGTGGGGGGGTAAGCACCTTGGGGTATTGGTGGATGATGGCTGGATGCTGAGCCTGGTGTCTTCTTCTCTGGTTTCTGGGTGCCCGCAGGGGGCTGGGTATCCCCAGCTTCCTGGGCACCCTCAgcaccccccagctcctggacCAGTCCCCGGCCCCATCCCCGCCACCAGGGCctccaggggggcaggaaggTTCCAATCTCCCCGCTGCTCAGCAGGCGCTGGAAGGCGGCCTTTTCGGCCGGACTGAGCCGCTCCCACAGACCGTCGTCCTGGTCCTCCAGGTCGCGGCCTAGCTGGGGCTCCGCATCCTCGAGCTCGCGTAGCTCCCGCAGCCGGAGCAGCGCCTCTTTCAGGCGGGTCCGGGAGGCCGGGTCCCCCCGCTGGCCCTGGAGCCGGAGCAGCAGCTGCCGGCGGTGGAAAGCCTCGGCGCAGGCCCCGTGGCCCCGGTAACAGGGCACCGAACAGAAACGCACGTTACAGCGGGGGCACGTGTAGGGGGCCCGCTCCTGCAGGCACAGACCGCAGGGCTCGGCCGCCTCCATCTTAGCTGCGCTCGGGTCTTCCCGCCACCACTCGGGCATTTCCGCCTCGGCCGCATGTTCGGTTCGGCTATTTCCGCCGGAAGCGCTCGTACAACTTCGGGCAATTCCGCCCAAGATTCGGAAACTCTCGGGCGTTTCGCCTCTTCAGCTGCGGAACTCCACACGCGTTCGGCTGTCTCCGGCATAAGGGTCGCGCAGTTCCAGGGCATGACAGGCTGCGGCATGGTGGCCCCCCTGCCCTTACAAAGCTGGCACCTCGAGCTGACTAATCCCTGCATTGATCACCCCCCCCCCTCTTGTCACTACCCTGTTAGAAAATGAGCCTGCTCCACCCCCAAGGCAGCTGCAGCAAAACTTGGGTTCTTGCAGAATGGAGCCCCACGAAAGTCTATACATTTCCTCTTAAGAAGCTCCTTGCTTCTCCCTAGAATTAGATCCAGCACTACACCCTCCACGGTGCAGTAAGAAAGCAGCAGCACAGTCCCCCTGCACACACCGCATCATCACTGTAAAGCCAGGTGGAGTAACACTGGGGCCTTCC containing:
- the ZNHIT2 gene encoding zinc finger HIT domain-containing protein 2 — its product is MPEWWREDPSAAKMEAAEPCGLCLQERAPYTCPRCNVRFCSVPCYRGHGACAEAFHRRQLLLRLQGQRGDPASRTRLKEALLRLRELRELEDAEPQLGRDLEDQDDGLWERLSPAEKAAFQRLLSSGEIGTFLPPWRPWWRGWGRGLVQELGGAEGAQEAGDTQPPAGTQKPEKKTPGSASSHHPPIPQGAYPPTGTRQPEESSGVAPTQQPEEMPSPVPAVPASIPPLSSLICSPASPLVCFQLPNVLYAYVFALTLYHGDLSEDELLSEFSDMVLDVSGALGARQVFHSTAEALQAALQAVTASRYPECPLGNAGAMMAVAQILMGENQAKQKGFSLAALSHLARLLGKAKKLVPTEERPRVYGAKKKCEFLLSWVNDNQESLTVLALEVQREYKTHLEAVKEVDVVTKELQKMWGGKLPPAKKPLIEELD